Proteins co-encoded in one Lineus longissimus chromosome 11, tnLinLong1.2, whole genome shotgun sequence genomic window:
- the LOC135496033 gene encoding HAUS augmin-like complex subunit 4 isoform X1, protein MAKSASIFSKSPQELVDKLNSTLPIRITSTDIETYPEFGKLLLVLSNQLTERAVSNETEEELCKAEGDLQQEKRNWWQYRLLHHTLQELIFDWQLKDSSSYEYSEKQYHDAVKSCVTSAEICDYLDCDTSSAGKHTLLGLTKEDILGKNPHRSKFQANANKLVADLGECLKKKCENIVHFYEPSSHIAFLLEDDHGDSKFTLAKAGQLPSFLESERNKLHQEQKLLKDSKLAKEKQLWQYSQTLLKSLNVLDEILQSHKLKTQSESDTIMCNWLSAKTDALALKIRVVESQLLCDTYTADTIKALDKIGHYVKKEIEKNEEELLRASHALQSYESVGMGFDDLVKEYGYLQEELDKKRWARSEVASNMT, encoded by the exons ATGGCGAAATCTGcctcaattttctcaaaatcaccccaAGAATTAGTCGATAAAT TAAATTCCACCCTTCCTATTCGCATCACCTCCACAGATATTGAGACATACCCAGAATTCGGTAAACTTCTGTTGGTACTCTCCAACCAGCTGACGGAGAGGGCAGTGTCAAATGAGACTGAGGAAGAACTCtgtaaa GCTGAAGGTGACCTCCAGCAAGAAAAGAGAAACTGGTGGCAGTATCGTCTCCTTCATCACACATTGCAGGAACTCATATTTGATTGGCAATTGAAGGATTCATCTTCATATGAATATTCAGAAAAACAG TACCACGATGCTGTGAAATCTTGTGTCACATCAGCTGAAATTTGTGATTACCTTGACTGTGACACATCGTCTGCAGGAAAGCACACCCTACTAGGTCTCACCAAGGAGGACATCTTAGGCAAAAATCCTCATAGATCT AAGTTCCAAGCGAATGCCAATAAACTGGTTGCTGACCTTGGtgaatgcttgaagaaaaaatgtgaaaatattgTCCATTTTTATGAACCTTCTTCCCATATTG CATTTCTTCTTGAGGATGATCATG GGGATTCGAAATTCACCCTAGCCAAGGCTGGACAACTGCCATCATTTCTGGAGTCTGAGAGGAATAAGCTGCACCAAGAGCAAAAGCTATTGAAAGATTCTAAGCTGGCAAAAGAGAAGCAGTTATGGCAGTACAGTCAG ACACTACTCAAGTCCCTGAATGTCTTGGATGAGATTCTTCAAAGCCACAAGCTGAAGACGCAGTCGGAAAGCGACACTATTATGTGTAACTGGCTGTCTGCAAAGACAGATGCTCTGGCTCTAAAGATAAG GGTCGTTGAGAGTCAGTTGCTCTGTGATACATATACAGCTGATACGATTAAAGCACTTGATAAAATCGG aCATTACGTCAAAAAAGAAATCGAAAAGAACGAAGAAGAATTACTGAGAGCATCCCACGCTTTGCAATCTTACGAATCTGTTGGGATGGGCTTCGATGACCTGGTGAAGGAGTATGGTTATCTACAGGAGGAACTGGACAAGAAGAGGTGGGCACGCTCAGAAGTCGCCTCAAATATGACCTGA
- the LOC135496033 gene encoding HAUS augmin-like complex subunit 4 isoform X2, which produces MAKSASIFSKSPQELVDKLNSTLPIRITSTDIETYPEFGKLLLVLSNQLTERAVSNETEEELCKAEGDLQQEKRNWWQYRLLHHTLQELIFDWQLKDSSSYEYSEKQYHDAVKSCVTSAEICDYLDCDTSSAGKHTLLGLTKEDILGKNPHRSKFQANANKLVADLGECLKKKCENIVHFYEPSSHIGDSKFTLAKAGQLPSFLESERNKLHQEQKLLKDSKLAKEKQLWQYSQTLLKSLNVLDEILQSHKLKTQSESDTIMCNWLSAKTDALALKIRVVESQLLCDTYTADTIKALDKIGHYVKKEIEKNEEELLRASHALQSYESVGMGFDDLVKEYGYLQEELDKKRWARSEVASNMT; this is translated from the exons ATGGCGAAATCTGcctcaattttctcaaaatcaccccaAGAATTAGTCGATAAAT TAAATTCCACCCTTCCTATTCGCATCACCTCCACAGATATTGAGACATACCCAGAATTCGGTAAACTTCTGTTGGTACTCTCCAACCAGCTGACGGAGAGGGCAGTGTCAAATGAGACTGAGGAAGAACTCtgtaaa GCTGAAGGTGACCTCCAGCAAGAAAAGAGAAACTGGTGGCAGTATCGTCTCCTTCATCACACATTGCAGGAACTCATATTTGATTGGCAATTGAAGGATTCATCTTCATATGAATATTCAGAAAAACAG TACCACGATGCTGTGAAATCTTGTGTCACATCAGCTGAAATTTGTGATTACCTTGACTGTGACACATCGTCTGCAGGAAAGCACACCCTACTAGGTCTCACCAAGGAGGACATCTTAGGCAAAAATCCTCATAGATCT AAGTTCCAAGCGAATGCCAATAAACTGGTTGCTGACCTTGGtgaatgcttgaagaaaaaatgtgaaaatattgTCCATTTTTATGAACCTTCTTCCCATATTG GGGATTCGAAATTCACCCTAGCCAAGGCTGGACAACTGCCATCATTTCTGGAGTCTGAGAGGAATAAGCTGCACCAAGAGCAAAAGCTATTGAAAGATTCTAAGCTGGCAAAAGAGAAGCAGTTATGGCAGTACAGTCAG ACACTACTCAAGTCCCTGAATGTCTTGGATGAGATTCTTCAAAGCCACAAGCTGAAGACGCAGTCGGAAAGCGACACTATTATGTGTAACTGGCTGTCTGCAAAGACAGATGCTCTGGCTCTAAAGATAAG GGTCGTTGAGAGTCAGTTGCTCTGTGATACATATACAGCTGATACGATTAAAGCACTTGATAAAATCGG aCATTACGTCAAAAAAGAAATCGAAAAGAACGAAGAAGAATTACTGAGAGCATCCCACGCTTTGCAATCTTACGAATCTGTTGGGATGGGCTTCGATGACCTGGTGAAGGAGTATGGTTATCTACAGGAGGAACTGGACAAGAAGAGGTGGGCACGCTCAGAAGTCGCCTCAAATATGACCTGA
- the LOC135495560 gene encoding origin recognition complex subunit 5-like: MIRSPHKLAKRDYKALNTDGDEGVSPTKQPRKSLGGPVDRHSDVRNTGTHQSPRKSSVKSPLKSPKSVKSPLKSPNSVKSQLKSLKSLKSPRKSLSLFDELNTSKNHEKSSKESSNGDQMPQTPKKSPRKSSGLFYGSPRKTPRKNFQMVWFGEEMAVNDPPTESSKRSSLGMDASQVKPIMPKRKSIKITKPKGDRQKLYDDLPCRDKQIDLLLSLFGERDDEVWPSLFLYGHTATGKTQVVTAVLENQQLPHVMVNLVECYTNKLMYEHILNSISGEMPSPENDYATYARCDNMNDFVICFKRAVKEKVLEDETVYIVLDHAERLRDMDAYILPAFTRLQDLTQCKVCVILISEIVWEKFRFGTGCVEPVVIHFPDYTQDDLMEIMLLDCPEDREEDFYSSYLNLLLSVFYSACRDLRELRHLASLNFPKYIEPVTTGEAKESERRKLWRNIEPHLKKALHSVYLREVSSAQWEKMQQQTGDSATTSLPAPTSRMHVELPYYSKYLLIAAYLASYNPTKSDQRFFTKRAEKKVSRQAQLVKKNERTSSQLLGPKAFPLDRLMAIFYSIVEGKVLPTAYVYSQIASLVTLRLIAHVGGDDQLDGPKYKCVISLDFIKSVSRTVGFEVMRYLYDFI; the protein is encoded by the exons ATGATTCGCTCGCCACACAAATTAGCCAAGAGAGATTATAAGGCCCTGAATACTGATGGTGATGAAGGGGTCTCACCGACAAAGCAGCCTAGAAAATCTTTAGGGGGACCAGTAGATCGCCACAGTGATGTTCGTAACACTGGTACCCATCAGTCTCCTCGGAAATCGTCTGTAAAATCTCCACTGAAATCACCTAAGTCTGTAAAATCTCCACTGAAATCACCAAATTCTGTAAAATCTCAACTGAAATCGCTGAAGTCATTGAAATCTCCACGGAAGTCGCTGTCTCTGTTTGATGAACTGAACACCAGCAAAAACCACGAAAAATCTTCTAAGGAGTCTAGCAATGGAGATCAGATGCCGCAAACCCCAAAGAAATCTCCTCGGAAGTCCTCTGGGCTGTTTTATGGATCGCCAAGGAAGACGCCCAGGAAAAATTTTCAGATGGTGTGGTTTGGTGAAGAGATGGCTGTCAATGATCCACCTACGGAGTCTTCAAAGAGAAGTTCACTTGGAATGGACGCATCACAG GTTAAACCAATAATGCCTAaaagaaaatcaatcaaaatcacGAAACCGAAAGGAGACCGGCAGAAGTTGTATGATGATCTACCTTGCAGAGACAAACAGATCGATTTACTTCTCTCTCTCTTCGGTGAG AGGGATGATGAAGTCTGGCCGAGCTTGTTCTTGTATGGTCACACAGCTACGGGCAAGACCCAGGTTGTCACGGCAGTTCTGGAAAACCAACAG CTCCCTCATGTCATGGTGAACCTGGTCGAATGTTACACCAATAAACTGATGTACGAACACATTCTCAATTCAATATCAGGAGAGATGCCATCGCCTGAGAACGACTATGCCACCTATGCGCGATGTGATAACATGAATGACTTTGTCATCTGCTTCAAGCGGGCTGTAAAGGAAAAAGTACTGGAGGATGAGACAGTCTACATT GTTCTCGATCATGCTGAGAGACTACGAGATATGGATGCCTACATTTTGCCAGCATTTACAAGACTACAAGACTTG ACCCAGTGCAAAGTGTGTGTCATCCTCATATCTGAGATCGTCTGGGAGAAGTTCAGATTTGGAACTGGGTGTGTGGAACCTGTTGTGATCCATTTCCCAGATTACACACAAG ATGATTTGATGGAAATCATGTTGCTCGATTGCCCTGAAGATCGTGAAGAAGACTTCtattcatcatatctcaatctATTGCTGAGTGTGTTTTATTCGGCCTGTAGGGATCTCAGGGAACTCAGGCATTTG GCCTCATTAAATTTTCCGAAGTATATTGAACCCGTCACTACTGGAGAAG CCAAGGAGAGCGAAAGGAGAAAACTGTGGCGTAACATTGAACCTCATCTCAAGAAGGCATTACATTCTGTCTATCTCAGAGAAGTCTCGAG TGCCCAGTGGGAAAAAATGCAGCAACAAACCGGAGACAGTGCAACAACTTCCCTACCAG cacCTACGTCAAGAATGCATGTTGAGCTTCCATATTATTCCAAGTACCTCCTGATAGCAGCCTACCTAGCCTCCTACAACCCAACCAAATCTGACCAAAGATTCTTCACGAAGCGAGCGGAGAAAAAAGTCAGTCGACAGGCACAACTAGTAAAGAAGAATGAGAGG ACAAGCAGCCAGCTCCTGGGCCCCAAAGCTTTCCCATTAGATAGACTGATGGCCATTTTCTATTCGATTGTTGAAGGCAAAGTACTTCCCACTGCATATGTTTATTCACAG ATCGCATCTTTGGTAACGCTGCGTCTGATTGCTCATGTTGGTGGTGACGACCAACTCGACGGACCAAAATACAAGTGTGTTATCTCTTTAGACTTCATCAAGTCAGTTTCAAG GACTGTCGGTTTTGAGGTGATGCGTTACCTATATGACTTCATATGA